From the genome of Vicia villosa cultivar HV-30 ecotype Madison, WI linkage group LG2, Vvil1.0, whole genome shotgun sequence, one region includes:
- the LOC131650233 gene encoding uncharacterized protein LOC131650233 — translation MDLGKSGLRFTWKGPLYHVGQIIYEKLDRAMCNDIWRLEFPDAYMKVLARVEFSDHHPLMITLDPSTNRKEEKKFRFESAWIMNDTYQNDKRIYMNLKQVKEDIKEWKEDTMEQIIRRKRKIMTEMTDIVKKKEVIWYQCSRADWLINRDQNTKYYHMKVITRRRINKILMLQDLSGH, via the exons ATGGATCTTGGAAAGAGTGGGCTGAGATTTACGTGGAAAGGACCTTTATATCATGTAGGACAAATAATTTATGAGAAACTTGATAGAGCAATGTGTAATGATATTTGGAGATTGGAGTTTCCGGATGCATACATGAAAGTTTTAGCAAGGGTTGAGTTCTCTGATCATCATCCCCTTATGATCACCTTGGATCCTTCTACTAAtaggaaagaagagaaaaaatttaGGTTTGAGAGTGCATGGATAATGAATGATACTTATCAGAATGATAAGCgaatttacatgaatttgaaacAAGTTAAAGAAGATATCAAAGAATGGAAAGAGGATACCATGGAGCAAATTATTCGAAGAAAGAGAAAAATTATG ACTGAAATGACTGATATTGTCAAAAAGAAGGAAGTGATATGGTATCAATGTTCAAGGGCTGATTGGCTTATTAACAGGGATCAGAACACTAAATACTATCACATGAAAGTTATTACGAGGAGGCGCATAAACAAGATTCTTATGCTGCAAGACTTGAGTGGCCACTAG
- the LOC131652325 gene encoding uncharacterized protein LOC131652325, with protein MLSSVMLKYLWCCIILGYLHISCLSLSSGQHLNSGTGLEVFLGYTDSLIRDDSQLDEFAFAETSTLSLSTNESVSCEDLEGVGSFNTTCLLSSTHYLKSDILIYGVGNLEILSHVSLLCPVDGCMIKVNVSGNIKLGQNASIVAGSVILSAANVTMDYKSSINSSALGGPPPSQTSGTPVDNVGAGGGHGGRGASCLKNDKTNWGGDVYSWSTLSKPKSYGSKGGGKSTEKKYGGNGGGHIELIVKDTLYVNGSVTAEGGDGGYDGGGGSGGSILVYAVKLKGYGTISAAGGMGWGGGGGGRISLDCYSIQEDLKITVHGGSSIGCTGNSGAAGTYFNANLLSLRVSNDNVSTETETPLLDFSTSPLWSNVYVENNAKVLVPLVWSRVQVRGQISVYNGGSLIFGLSDFPISEFELVAEELLLSDSIIKVFGAFRVAVKMLLMWNSTIQIDGSKSTVVSASVLEVRNLAVLRQSSVISSNTNLGLYGQGLLQLTGNGDAIKGQRLSLSLFYNVTVGPGSLLQAPLDDDDSRGTVTKHLCEAQRCPIDLITPPDDCHVNYTLSFSLQICRVEDLSVNGIMKGSIIHIHRARTVVVDTDGVITASELGCTEGIGKGNFLNGAGGGAGHGGKGGSGYFKGRVSTGGNEYGNAILPCELGSGTKGPNESYGHVVGGGMIVMGSIQWPLMRLDLYGSLRADGESFSKAITSSDGSLVGGLGGGSGGTVLLFLQEFRLMERSSLSIVGGNGGSLGGGGGGGGRVHFHWSKIGMGEEYVPVASITGTMNYSGGAGDNGGFHGQEGTITGKACPKGLYGIFCKECPVGTYKDVDGSDAHLCIPCPLDLLPNRANFIYKRGGVTKRTCPYKCLSDKYGMPNCYTPLEELIYTFGGPWPFSLMLSFILLLLALLLSTLRIKLIGAGTYHSSSSIEHHNHQSFPHLLSLSEVRGAKAEETQTHVHRMYFMGPNTFREPWHLPYSPPHAIIEIVYEDAFNRFIDEINSVAAYDWWEGSVHSILSIVAYPCAWSWKHWRQRVKVGRLQEYVKSEYDHSCLRSCRSRALYKGMKVGATPDLMVAFIDFFLGGDEKRLDIVSIIQKRFPMCIIFGGDGNYMTPYNLHSDTLLTNLLGQHVPATVWNRLESGLNAQLRTVRHGSIRTALGPVIDWINSHANPQLEFHGVKVELGWFQATASGYYQLGVVVTVGEYSLHDLHQSDTWVGTDEAMRKNMAHGRKNLQQIQHNWPYMGNALSLKRITGGINGGLINDATLRSLDFKRDYLFPLSLLLCNTRPVGRQDTVQLLISLMLLADLSVTLLMLLQFYWISLAAFLSVLLILPLSLLSPFPAGLNALFSKEPRRASLSRVYALWNATSLSNIGVAFICCLLHYTLSHIHSPDEASTRNVKREDDKCWLLPIILFLFKSVQARFVNWHIANMEIQDFSLFCPDPDAFWAHESGL; from the exons ATGCTCTCTTCGGTGATGCTTAAGTATCTCTGGTGCTGCATTATATTGGGATATCTTCATATATCATGCCTTTCTCTTAGTTCAGGACAACATTTGAACAGTGGCACTGGCTTGGAAGTCTTTTTGGGTTACACCGACTCACTAATTAGAGATGATTCTCAACTTGATGAATTTGCATTTGCTGAAACATCAACTTTGTCACTCTCAACGAATGAGTCTGTTTCTTGTGAGGACTTGGAAGGTGTAGGATCTTTTAATACGACATGCTTGCTGAGCTCAACTCATTACTTGAAATCTGATATTCTCATATATGGTGTTGGAAACCTGGAGATACTTTCCCATGTTTCACTTTTATGTCCTGTTGATGGGTGCATGATTAAAGTCAATGTGTCTGGCAACATTAAACTTGGTCAAAATGCATCTATTGTTGCTGGTTCTGTTATTTTATCAGCCGCTAATGTCACTATGGACTACAAGTCTTCTATAAACTCATCAGCTTTGGGTGGACCGCCACCTTCCCAAACCAGTGGCACACCTGTTGATAATGTAGGAGCCGGTGGAGGGCATGGAGGGCGTGGTGCATCTTGTTTAAAAAACGATAAGACAAACTGGGGTGGTGATGTTTATTCATGGTCCACGTTGTCTAAACCAAAGAGTTACGGGAGCAAGGGTGGTGGAAAATCTACTGAAAAGAAATATGGAGGGAATGGCGGGGGACATATTGAGCTTATAGTGAAGGACACTCTATATGTAAATGGGTCTGTTACTGCAGAGGGAGGAGATGGAGGGTATGATGGGGGAGGTGGTTCTGGTGGAAGTATTTTGGTATATGCCGTAAAATT GAAGGGATATGGTACTATAAGTGCTGCTGGTGGGATGGGATGGGGTGGAGGCGGTGGAGGGAGAATATCACTTGACTGTTACAGCATACAAGAAGATTTAAAAATTACTGTCCATG GTGGTTCGAGTATTGGCTGTACTGGGAATTCTGGAGCAGCTGGCACGTATTTCAACGCAAATTTACTAAGTTTGAGAGTCAGTAATGACAATGTGTCAACAGAAACAGAAACTCCTTTGCTTGACTTCTCAACCAGCCCTTTATGGTCAAATGTTTATGTGGAAAATAATGCAAAAGTTTTGGTTCCACTTGTTTGGTCCAGAGTTCAG GTAAGAGGCCAAATTAGTGTATATAATGGAGGGAGCTTAATTTTTGGGCTGTCTGATTTTCCAATTTCTGAATTTGAGCTTGTTGCTGAAGAGCTTTTGTTGAGTGATTCTATCATAAAG GTTTTTGGGGCATTTAGAGTTGCTGTTAAAATGCTACTCATGTGGAACTCCACAATACAAATTGATGGTAGTAAAAGTACAGTTGTGTCTGCTTCAGTACTTGAAGTGAGAAATCTTGCTGTCCTAAGG CAAAGTTCCGTCATTAGTTCAAATACAAACTTGGGCTTATATGGTCAGGGACTGCTACAATTGACTGGTAATGGGGATGCAATTAAAGGCCAGCGACTATCCTTGTCTCTTTTCTATAACGTAACT GTTGGTCCTGGTTCTTTACTTCAAGCACCTttggatgatgatgatagtagagGCAC GGTGACTAAACATCTTTGTGAAGCGCAGAGATGCCCAATAGATTTGATAACTCCACCTGACGACTGTCATGTCAATTATACTCTATCCTTCTCACTTCAA ATTTGTCGTGTTGAGGATCTTAGTGTAAATGGCATTATGAAGGGAAGCATAATTCATATTCACAGGGCAAGAACTGTGGTTGTTGATACCGATGGTGTGATTACAGCCTCTGAATTAg GTTGCACTGAAGGCATAGGTAAAGGGAACTTTTTAAATGGGGCTGGCGGCGGTGCTGGACATGGTGGAAAAGGAGGGTCTGGATATTTCAAAGGGAGAGTGAGTACTGGTGGTAATGAATATGGAAATGCTATTCTTCCATGTGAGTTGGGAAGTGGAACTAAGGGCCCTAATGAGTCATATGGGCATGTTGTTGGAGGAGGGATGATTG TGATGGGATCCATTCAGTGGCCACTTATGAGGCTTGACCTTTATGGATCCTTGAGGGCCGATGGTGAAAGCTTTAGCAAAGCAATAACAAGCAGTGATGGCTCTTTGGTTGGCGGTCTTGGCGGAGGTTCTGGTGGAACAGTTCTTCTTTTCCTTCAAGAATTCAGGCTTATGGAGAGATCCTCTTTATCTATTGTTGGGGGTAATGGTGGATCCCtcggtggtggtggtggaggagGAGGTCGAGTTCATTTCCATTGGTCAAAGATTGGTATGGGGGAAGAATATGTTCCTGTTGCAAGTATTACCGGTACCATGAACTATAG TGGAGGTGCTGGGGACAATGGTGGTTTTCATGGACAGGAGGGTACCATAACTGGGAAAGCATGTCCTAAAGGCCTGTATGGAATCTTCTGCAAG GAATGTCCTGTTGGTACTTACAAAGATGTTGACGGTTCTGATGCACATCTTTGCATTCCTTGTCCTCTCGATCTTCTTCCAAATCGTGCAAATTTCATATATAAACGAG GGGGAGTTACAAAGCGCACTTGTCCATATAAATGTCTATCAGATAAGTATGGAATGCCAAATTGCTACACACCTCTAGAGGAGCTAATTTATACATTTGGGGGTCCCTGGCCATTTTCATTGATGTTGTCATTCATTTTATTGCTTTTGGCTCTGCTACTAAGTACTTTGAGAATCAAGTTGATTGGTGCTGGTACATATCATAGTTCAAGTTCAATTGAACACCATAATCATCAGAGTTTTCCACATCTCCTTTCTCTTTCTGAG GTGCGTGGAGCCAAAGCTGAAGAAACTCAAACTCATGTACACAGAATGTACTTTATGGGTCCTAATACTTTCAGAGAACCCTGGCATCTTCCTTACTCGCCTCCCCATGCTATAATTGAAATTGT GTATGAGGATGCTTTTAATAGATTTATTGATGAGATCAATTCTGTTGCTGCTTATGATTGGTGGGAAGGATCGGTGCACAGTATACTTTCAATTGTGGCATATCCTTGTGCTTGGTCTTGGAAGCATTGGCGGCAAAGAGTCAAAGTTGGTCGCCTTCAGGAATATGTCAAGTCTGAATATGACCATTCTTGTCTACGCTCCTGTCGTTCCCGTGCTTTGTATAAAGGGATGAAG GTTGGGGCAACTCCAGATTTAATGGTAGCATTCATCGATTTTTTCCTTGGTGGTGATGAGAAAAGATTAGACATTGTATCAATTATACAAAAGAGATTTCCCATGTGCATAATTTTTGGTGGGGATGGAAACTATATGACGCCTTACAATCTTCACAGTGATACACTTTTGACAAACCTCCTTGGCCAG CATGTCCCAGCAACAGTTTGGAATCGGTTGGAATCTGGACTAAATGCTCAGTTACGGACAGTGAGGCATGGTTCAATTCGTACTGCACTAGGTCCTGTTATTGATTGGATAAATAGTCATGCAAATCCCCAACTTGAGTTTCACGGAGTTAAAGTTGAGCTTGGATGGTTCCAAGCAACAGCTTCTGGTTACTATCAGCTGGGCGTTGTGGTAACAGTTGGAGAATATTCTCTTCATGATTTGCACCAGTCTGATACGTGGGTTGGTACTGACGAAGCTATGAG GAAAAATATGGCACATGGAAGAAAGAATCTTCAGCAAATACAACATAATTGGCCATACATGGGCAATGCCTTATCTCTTAAAAGAATAACTGGAGGTATTAATGGTGGCCTCATAAATGATGCTACCTTGAGATCATTGGACTTCAAAAGAGACTATCTATTCCCACTTTCTCTGCTGTTGTGCAACACTAGACCTGTTGGTCGTCAG GATACTGTGCAGCTGCTGATTTCTTTGATGCTTTTAGCTGATCTTTCTGTCACTCTCCTCATGTTGCTTCAGTTCTACTGGATTTCTCTTGCAGCTTTTCTTTCTGTTTTATTAATTCTCCCTCTTTCTCTACTGTCTCCATTTCCTGCCGGTTTGAATGCTTTATTCAGTAAAGAACCTAGAAGAGCATCACTTTCTCGAGTTTATGCACTGTGGAATGCTACTTCTCTGTCTAATATT GGAGTCGCATTTATTTGTTGCCTCCTTCATTATACATTATCTCATATTCACTCCCCTGATGAGGCAAGTACGCGGAATGTTAAGAG GGAAGATGATAAATGTTGGCTTTTGCCGATCATCCTTTTTTTATTCAAGTCGGTACAAGCCCGTTTTGTCAATTGGCATATAGCGAATATGGAAATCCAGGATTTTTCTCTATTTTGTCCAGATCCAGATGCCTTTTGGGCACATGAATCTGGTTTATAA